A genomic segment from Janthinobacterium sp. 64 encodes:
- the arfB gene encoding alternative ribosome rescue aminoacyl-tRNA hydrolase ArfB, producing MQHLVNPAEVEFSAIRAQGPGGQNVNKVSSAIHLRFPIAASSLPEAYKERLLALRDSRISKDGVLVLKAQQSRSQEQNKEEALRRLQEIIDSVTFLPAVRRATKPTRSSQRRRLDSKSTHSVLKQSRGKVTD from the coding sequence ATGCAACACCTCGTCAATCCCGCTGAAGTTGAATTTTCCGCCATCCGCGCTCAGGGGCCGGGCGGGCAGAATGTCAACAAGGTGTCCAGCGCCATCCATTTGCGCTTCCCCATCGCCGCCTCGTCGCTGCCGGAAGCGTACAAGGAGCGGCTGCTGGCCCTGCGCGACAGCCGCATCAGCAAGGATGGCGTGCTGGTGCTCAAGGCGCAGCAGTCGCGCAGCCAGGAGCAGAACAAGGAAGAAGCGTTGCGGCGCCTGCAGGAAATCATCGACAGCGTCACCTTTTTGCCCGCCGTGCGGCGCGCCACCAAGCCCACGCGCAGCTCGCAGCGGCGCCGCCTCGACAGCAAGAGCACACACAGCGTGCTGAAACAGTCACGTGGCAAGGTCACCGACTAA